A genomic window from Algoriphagus sp. Y33 includes:
- the hslU gene encoding ATP-dependent protease ATPase subunit HslU — protein sequence MEKILSLTPRQIVAELDKYIIGQNDAKRNVAIALRNRIRRLMVKSDIQKDIVPNNILMIGSTGVGKTEIARRLAKIANAPFTKVEASKFTEVGYVGRDVESMVRDLVEQSVALVREQKNESVKAKATEAVEEIILDILIPPVKSAGFTRAISVDTDENAEPSNDAELNERTRERFREKLRDGELDDRKIEINVKAGSPMGVGMIGNGMMDDASMAGLQDMISNMMPKKTKKRKVSISEARKILLEEEMSKLVDFEEVKEEAIQLAENNGIIFIDEIDKIASKSGKNGGGPDVSREGVQRDLLPIVEGSAVNTKYGVINTDHVLFIAAGAFHVAKPSDLIPELQGRFPIRVELQSLTQEDFSRILREPKNALTKQYQALFESEEVYLEFNDESIEEIARLAFLINQEVENIGARRLHTVMSHLLNDFLFDVPDTITANSKIMVTKEMVAERLNSLVQNRDLSQYIL from the coding sequence ATGGAAAAAATACTTTCGCTGACTCCGAGACAAATCGTCGCCGAGTTGGATAAATATATTATTGGGCAAAATGACGCAAAACGGAACGTTGCTATTGCCCTGAGAAACAGAATTCGCCGACTGATGGTGAAGTCCGATATCCAAAAAGATATCGTACCGAACAATATCCTTATGATCGGATCTACCGGAGTAGGTAAGACTGAAATTGCCAGAAGATTGGCAAAAATAGCCAATGCACCCTTTACAAAGGTGGAAGCTTCCAAATTCACAGAAGTTGGTTATGTAGGGCGTGATGTGGAGAGTATGGTACGGGATCTTGTGGAGCAGTCGGTAGCATTGGTGAGAGAGCAGAAAAATGAGTCGGTGAAAGCGAAAGCTACTGAAGCTGTGGAGGAAATAATCTTGGATATTTTGATTCCACCGGTGAAAAGTGCCGGTTTTACACGTGCTATTTCTGTAGATACCGATGAGAATGCTGAGCCAAGCAATGATGCGGAATTAAACGAAAGAACTCGTGAGCGATTCAGAGAGAAGCTTCGTGACGGAGAATTGGATGATCGCAAAATTGAAATAAACGTCAAAGCCGGTTCGCCGATGGGCGTAGGGATGATTGGAAACGGTATGATGGATGATGCCAGTATGGCAGGTCTTCAGGATATGATTTCCAACATGATGCCTAAAAAAACCAAAAAGCGAAAGGTTAGTATTTCTGAAGCAAGAAAGATTTTGCTTGAAGAGGAAATGTCCAAGTTGGTTGACTTCGAAGAAGTGAAGGAGGAAGCGATCCAACTTGCCGAAAATAACGGAATCATTTTCATAGATGAGATAGATAAGATCGCATCCAAGTCCGGTAAAAATGGCGGTGGCCCTGATGTGAGCCGTGAAGGTGTGCAGCGGGATTTGCTTCCTATTGTAGAAGGATCGGCGGTCAATACCAAATACGGTGTGATTAATACTGACCATGTGTTATTTATCGCAGCAGGAGCATTCCATGTGGCAAAACCTTCGGATTTGATTCCGGAATTACAAGGAAGATTTCCTATCAGGGTAGAGTTGCAAAGCTTGACACAGGAGGATTTTTCAAGGATTTTGAGAGAGCCCAAAAATGCTCTTACCAAGCAATATCAAGCACTGTTTGAGTCAGAGGAAGTGTATCTTGAATTCAATGACGAATCTATCGAGGAGATCGCCCGATTGGCATTCCTGATCAATCAGGAAGTGGAGAATATCGGGGCAAGAAGACTTCACACAGTCATGAGTCATCTGCTCAATGATTTCTTGTTTGATGTGCCTGATACCATTACTGCCAATTCCAAAATTATGGTAACCAAGGAAATGGTAGCAGAACGATTGAATTCCCTTGTACAAAACAGAGATCTGTCCCAGTACATTCTATAA
- a CDS encoding cold-shock protein translates to MFTGTVKFYNEAKGFGFIVDDESQSEVFVHATGLVDQVAQNDKVTYDIKDGKKGPNAVNVKRA, encoded by the coding sequence ATGTTTACCGGAACAGTAAAATTTTACAATGAAGCCAAGGGGTTTGGATTTATCGTTGACGATGAGTCTCAAAGCGAAGTATTCGTACACGCAACCGGTTTGGTGGATCAAGTCGCACAGAATGACAAAGTTACTTATGACATCAAGGATGGCAAAAAAGGACCAAATGCTGTCAATGTAAAAAGAGCTTAA
- a CDS encoding histidine phosphatase family protein — protein MKKIILVRHGKSAWNNSNLSDHDRPLAVRGLNDVPKIGSRLREKEIFPDLILSSTATRASQTAEILAKVLAVPKSNVVYDTNLYHASYSVLLKCIQKQDDSHELIFLVGHNPGMNDFIAYFGGNLDNLPTSGQYGLLLHTDHWKNLRPENSTFWFVDYPKKG, from the coding sequence ATGAAGAAAATAATATTGGTCAGACACGGAAAATCCGCCTGGAACAACTCTAATTTGAGCGATCACGACAGACCTTTGGCGGTTAGGGGCTTGAATGATGTGCCTAAAATAGGGTCTCGATTAAGGGAAAAAGAAATTTTCCCCGACTTGATCTTAAGCTCCACCGCCACAAGAGCTTCCCAAACAGCCGAAATACTCGCTAAAGTATTGGCTGTGCCTAAATCTAACGTGGTATATGATACTAATCTCTACCATGCATCTTACAGTGTTTTGCTGAAATGCATTCAAAAACAAGACGATTCCCATGAATTGATCTTTTTGGTAGGACACAATCCCGGAATGAATGATTTCATAGCGTATTTCGGAGGAAACTTGGACAATCTCCCCACCTCAGGACAATACGGGTTGCTCCTGCATACAGACCATTGGAAAAACCTACGTCCTGAAAACTCAACATTCTGGTTTGTTGATTACCCTAAGAAAGGGTGA
- a CDS encoding SDR family NAD(P)-dependent oxidoreductase: protein MQKSLLILTGHSKGLGRAILDAYLQHDEFEIIGISRTKLGLANPNLTEISIDFGEIDLLETELPKLFPSGDYKEIILVNNAGLIGEIKPVGKLQLDSLRIQLNVNVLAPMYLMNAFVSTFKNSAAQRIICNISSGAASKPVEGWGGYCSTKAALAMFTQVAAKENEEIRFFSVAPGIVDTRMQGEIRQADGLDFPQIERFKNYKENGDLASPESVASKIKYMLENESGFQEVIQDVRSFELPM from the coding sequence ATGCAGAAATCACTTCTTATACTTACTGGTCATAGCAAGGGACTTGGGAGAGCTATTCTAGATGCTTATCTGCAACATGATGAGTTTGAAATCATAGGCATTTCCAGAACCAAACTTGGACTGGCTAATCCCAATCTCACCGAAATCAGCATTGATTTTGGTGAGATTGATTTATTGGAAACTGAACTTCCTAAGTTGTTCCCTTCAGGAGATTACAAGGAAATTATACTGGTTAATAACGCGGGATTGATAGGGGAGATCAAGCCTGTTGGTAAGCTTCAATTGGACAGTCTGAGAATTCAACTCAATGTCAACGTGCTGGCTCCCATGTATCTGATGAATGCTTTTGTGTCGACTTTCAAGAATTCTGCAGCACAAAGGATTATTTGCAATATCAGTTCCGGGGCTGCTTCCAAACCGGTAGAAGGCTGGGGAGGATATTGTAGTACCAAAGCTGCGTTGGCAATGTTTACCCAAGTAGCGGCTAAAGAAAATGAAGAGATACGGTTTTTTAGTGTTGCCCCGGGAATAGTAGATACACGGATGCAGGGTGAAATCAGACAGGCTGATGGATTGGATTTTCCCCAAATAGAGCGATTCAAAAACTACAAGGAGAATGGGGATCTTGCTTCACCGGAATCAGTAGCGTCAAAGATCAAGTACATGCTGGAAAATGAAAGCGGGTTTCAGGAAGTAATCCAGGATGTCAGGAGCTTTGAATTGCCGATGTAG